Proteins encoded by one window of Synechococcus sp. MVIR-18-1:
- a CDS encoding TIGR04283 family arsenosugar biosynthesis glycosyltransferase, which translates to MSADPLMLSVVIPCLNEAERLPLLLADLQRWPLPIEITVVDGGSNDHSHRISALAGGRFITEHPPGRGKQLAAGAQHSIQQNQGKWLLFLHADSRLPRHWGSSVLRRIQHPDAQRFAWFFDLHIHPSTPARRLLEGVIALRSRWCQQPYGDQGLLLHRSLYERSGGYAALPLMEDLEFVQRLSQLTRLRPLGLAITTDGRRWQRGGVLRRSLENAWLRHRWRRGESPARLAAEYYGKPFSTIQLEYQKPQR; encoded by the coding sequence ATGAGCGCTGACCCACTCATGCTCAGCGTGGTGATTCCCTGCCTTAATGAGGCGGAGCGTCTTCCACTTCTCCTCGCTGACCTGCAGCGCTGGCCTCTTCCGATCGAGATCACGGTGGTGGATGGTGGCAGCAACGATCACAGCCATCGCATCAGCGCTCTCGCTGGTGGACGCTTCATCACGGAGCATCCACCTGGTCGAGGCAAGCAACTGGCTGCAGGTGCCCAGCACTCCATCCAGCAAAACCAAGGCAAATGGCTCCTTTTTCTCCATGCTGATAGCCGTCTGCCAAGACACTGGGGCAGCAGCGTGCTGCGTCGGATTCAGCATCCCGATGCACAACGATTCGCATGGTTTTTTGACTTACACATTCACCCCAGCACTCCAGCCCGACGCCTGCTGGAAGGGGTGATCGCTCTTCGTAGTCGCTGGTGCCAACAACCCTACGGAGATCAGGGCCTCCTGCTCCATAGGTCTCTGTATGAACGCAGTGGTGGATACGCAGCCTTGCCGTTAATGGAGGATCTTGAGTTCGTACAGCGACTTAGCCAACTCACACGCTTACGTCCCCTTGGCCTGGCGATCACCACCGATGGCCGGCGCTGGCAGCGGGGAGGCGTGCTGCGCCGCAGCCTTGAAAATGCCTGGTTGCGGCATCGCTGGCGACGTGGGGAATCTCCAGCACGCTTGGCAGCTGAGTACTACGGAAAGCCCTTTTCAACAATTCAATTGGAATACCAAAAACCACAACGGTGA
- a CDS encoding GNAT family N-acetyltransferase: MTSTPSLTQEILVHSYGKEARICETANTKLSLVFSQSRPMDLVELEQLLEAVGWSRRPVRRVRKALDNSLLRVGLWRHDPRIPRLVGFARCTGDGVLEATVWDVAVHPLYQGAGLGRQLMDYILDALTEMGTERATLFADPGVLPFYDRLGWDLEPNGHRCGFWYSN; the protein is encoded by the coding sequence GTGACTAGTACTCCCTCTCTCACCCAAGAGATTTTGGTGCATTCCTACGGGAAAGAGGCTCGGATCTGTGAAACGGCCAATACCAAGCTAAGCCTGGTATTCAGCCAGTCTCGTCCAATGGATTTAGTTGAGCTGGAACAGCTCTTAGAGGCGGTGGGGTGGAGTCGCAGGCCAGTTCGCCGCGTTCGCAAGGCCCTCGATAACAGCTTGCTCAGGGTGGGGTTATGGCGCCATGACCCACGCATTCCACGCCTTGTGGGTTTCGCACGCTGCACTGGAGATGGTGTTCTTGAAGCCACGGTTTGGGATGTGGCCGTTCACCCCTTGTATCAAGGTGCTGGGCTTGGTCGTCAGTTGATGGATTACATCCTCGATGCACTAACAGAGATGGGAACGGAGCGCGCCACGCTGTTCGCCGATCCAGGGGTGCTGCCCTTTTATGACCGTCTTGGTTGGGACCTAGAGCCCAATGGTCACCGTTGTGGTTTTTGGTATTCCAATTGA
- a CDS encoding alpha/beta fold hydrolase has translation MTSDLLLIAVHGWMLSRKVWAPFEESWTRLGTSIPLWCPDLPGFGLESRPPQLRPTLASYGQWLAEQIRAQAKGHHVVLMGHSLGGSIALHAETYLRRQWDQPLSGLVMLAAGGGIYQPRPFRRLRFGGQLILKLRPTSLPGPIGQLGPFQAEQRAALGLLVNSTTRGAVKQIPNLVADLEAKNLWISGEQDRVMEPGYVQHLAEYSDKHCLKELKQCGHLAMQSHPDLLAQTIHHWLIDQSLASPRS, from the coding sequence ATGACCTCTGATCTGCTGCTGATCGCCGTACACGGTTGGATGCTCAGCCGCAAGGTTTGGGCACCGTTTGAAGAAAGCTGGACACGCTTAGGCACCTCTATCCCTTTGTGGTGTCCTGATTTACCAGGATTTGGACTGGAGTCTCGCCCTCCTCAGCTTCGACCAACCTTGGCGTCCTACGGCCAATGGCTTGCGGAGCAGATTCGAGCTCAAGCCAAGGGCCACCACGTGGTGTTGATGGGTCACTCACTGGGAGGAAGCATTGCCCTGCATGCAGAAACCTATCTACGTCGACAGTGGGATCAGCCTCTCTCGGGTCTTGTGATGTTGGCGGCAGGAGGTGGGATCTACCAACCCAGACCGTTTCGACGCCTCAGGTTTGGAGGGCAATTGATTCTGAAACTCCGTCCCACCTCACTTCCAGGGCCCATCGGCCAGTTGGGGCCATTTCAAGCGGAGCAACGCGCGGCACTGGGTCTGCTGGTGAACAGCACCACACGAGGAGCTGTCAAACAGATTCCAAACCTGGTTGCAGATTTGGAGGCTAAGAACCTGTGGATTAGCGGTGAGCAGGACCGCGTGATGGAACCCGGCTATGTGCAACATCTTGCCGAATACAGCGACAAGCACTGCCTAAAAGAACTCAAACAGTGCGGACATCTGGCCATGCAGAGCCATCCCGACCTACTGGCTCAAACGATCCATCACTGGCTCATCGATCAAAGCCTGGCGAGTCCTCGCTCCTGA
- a CDS encoding ABC transporter ATP-binding protein — protein MAGSDFQRVKRLGRYLGRDRRRLTLTLVLLIPVAVAGAIQPLLVGQAIAVLRRVGGAANESVIPLFQGLDSTVAIRLIILMLLGSVLVRLALQGVQSFNIQAVGQRLTARIRKDLFAHAMSLSLRFHDRMPVGKLLTRLTSDVDALAEVFGSGAVGVLGDLVSLLVIAVSMLLIEWRLGLLLLVTQLPVTFVIVWLQRRYRKANYRVREELSQLNADFQENLQGLEVVQMFRREAVNGDRFQRTGLAYRSAVNGTIFFDSSISAFLEWVSLGAVALVLALGGWMVTSGAMGLGTLTTFILYSQRLFDPLRQMAERFTQIQGGLTAVERIGELLEEPLEIVDHGAASGSSFGSTGGSTVDPTLLQNASSSQARGEVIFEDVDFAYRKDEPILRDLSFRIAPGEHVALVGPTGSGKTTVIRLLCRLYEPQRGRILLDGQDIRSLPLQELRRQLGVVLQDTFLFSGTVADNLRLDRPLDDQKLQEVCRDLGLDPLLGRLPEGLDTALRERGGNLSSGERQLLAVARVAIRNPTVLVMDEATAFMDPSTEATLQRDLDRLLNRRTAVVIAHRLATVEAADRILVLRRGSLIEQGTHLQLRASGGLYAELADLQERGLARL, from the coding sequence ATGGCTGGTTCCGATTTTCAGCGGGTTAAGCGGCTTGGTCGTTACTTAGGTCGAGATCGACGACGACTCACGCTCACGTTGGTGCTGCTCATTCCAGTGGCTGTTGCCGGCGCGATTCAGCCGCTGTTGGTTGGGCAGGCGATTGCCGTTTTGCGCCGTGTTGGAGGGGCCGCCAACGAGTCGGTGATTCCTCTTTTTCAGGGTCTCGACAGCACGGTTGCGATCCGACTGATCATCCTGATGTTGTTGGGATCGGTTCTGGTTCGCTTGGCTCTTCAGGGAGTTCAGTCGTTCAATATTCAAGCCGTCGGCCAGCGGCTCACCGCTCGCATCCGCAAGGATTTGTTTGCCCATGCGATGAGTTTGTCTCTGCGGTTTCATGACCGCATGCCCGTGGGCAAGCTGCTGACTCGCCTCACCAGCGATGTGGATGCATTAGCCGAGGTGTTTGGAAGCGGTGCCGTTGGTGTGCTCGGAGATCTCGTCAGCTTGCTGGTGATTGCGGTTTCGATGCTGCTGATCGAGTGGCGTTTGGGTTTGTTGTTGCTCGTGACCCAACTGCCTGTCACCTTCGTGATTGTTTGGCTTCAGAGGCGCTATCGAAAGGCCAACTATCGTGTGAGAGAGGAGCTTTCTCAACTTAACGCTGATTTTCAGGAGAACCTCCAAGGTCTTGAGGTTGTGCAGATGTTTCGCCGTGAAGCCGTCAACGGAGATCGGTTTCAGAGAACCGGTTTGGCGTATCGAAGTGCAGTGAATGGCACGATTTTTTTTGACAGCAGCATCTCTGCCTTTTTGGAGTGGGTGTCGTTAGGTGCCGTTGCCCTCGTTCTTGCGCTTGGCGGATGGATGGTCACATCAGGAGCGATGGGCCTTGGCACGCTCACAACCTTCATCCTCTACTCACAGCGCCTGTTTGACCCCCTTCGCCAAATGGCTGAGCGGTTTACCCAGATCCAAGGAGGACTCACTGCTGTGGAACGGATTGGCGAGCTCCTGGAGGAGCCTCTCGAGATTGTTGACCATGGTGCTGCCAGCGGTTCAAGCTTTGGTTCGACAGGTGGATCAACGGTTGATCCCACGCTCCTCCAGAACGCTTCATCTTCACAAGCTCGTGGTGAAGTGATTTTTGAAGACGTGGACTTTGCTTACCGAAAAGATGAGCCGATCCTGCGCGATCTCAGTTTCCGGATTGCACCTGGTGAGCATGTTGCTCTTGTTGGACCCACCGGATCTGGCAAGACTACGGTGATTCGGCTCCTCTGCCGGTTGTATGAGCCCCAGCGTGGACGAATCCTTCTGGATGGCCAGGACATCCGCAGCTTGCCTTTGCAAGAGCTGCGTCGTCAGCTGGGTGTGGTGCTTCAAGACACTTTTCTCTTTAGTGGAACGGTGGCCGACAATTTGCGGTTGGATCGGCCCCTCGATGACCAGAAACTGCAGGAGGTTTGCCGTGATTTAGGGCTTGATCCCCTGCTCGGTCGATTGCCTGAAGGTTTGGATACCGCATTGAGAGAGCGGGGAGGGAATCTCAGCTCTGGGGAAAGACAGCTGCTAGCCGTAGCCAGGGTGGCGATTCGCAACCCAACGGTCCTGGTGATGGATGAAGCGACTGCGTTTATGGACCCTTCTACGGAAGCCACCCTGCAGCGGGACCTAGATCGTCTCCTCAACAGGCGCACGGCAGTGGTGATTGCCCACCGGCTTGCCACCGTTGAGGCGGCTGACAGGATTTTGGTGCTTCGTCGAGGGAGCCTGATCGAGCAGGGCACCCACCTTCAGTTGCGTGCCAGTGGTGGTTTGTACGCCGAACTTGCCGATCTTCAGGAGCGAGGACTCGCCAGGCTTTGA